TCTGCAAGGTGATCGCCGACCGCGACACCGGGCTCCTGCTCGGGGCGCACATTCTGGGCCCGCAGGCGTCGTCGATCATCCAGCCGGTGATCCAGGCGATGAGTTTCGGCCTCGGCGCCCGTGACATGGCCCGCGGCCAGTACTGGATCCACCCGGCGCTCCCCGAGGTGCTGGAGAACGCCCTCCTCGGGCTCGAACTGGACTGAGATGCCGATCTCGGCGAAGGAGATCCGGGGCTGGTTCGACGGCTCCGCCGCCGGCTTCCGCGACACGATCGGCCGCCTGGACCCGGCCCGGCTCGACGATCCTGGACTCGGTGACTGGACGGTGCGTTCCCTTCTCGGTCACACGTGCCGGGCCTTCCTGACCATCGAGTCGTATCTCGCCGCGGCAGAAGGGGTTTCGATCGACCCGGAGAGTGTCCTGGACGGCCCGATCGCCTACTTCCGGGCCGCGTTCGCTTCGGTCGGCGACCCCGCCGCGGTCGCGGCGCGCGGCGTCGCGGCCGGTCTCGATCTGGGCGACGATCCGGTCGGTGCGGCCCTCACCATCGCCGATCGCGTCGGCGATCTCGTGCCGGTGCTGCCCGACGACGCGCCGTTGCTCTCCCCCGTCGGCCCGATGCGCCTGATCGACTATCTGCCGACCCGCGCCTTCGAATTGACCGTGCACTCGCTGGACCTGACGAGCGCCCTCGGACTCGAGCCCGGGCCCGATCTGCTGCGGGCGGCCCCGCGGGCGATCGAACTGGCGGCCGCACTGGCCGAACCCGGCCGGGCGGTCACCGTACTGCGGGCGATGACCGGGCGCGACGGCCTCGCCCCGGGCTTCACGGTCCTGGGCTGACCGGTCAGAACAGCGCGGAGCGCAGCGCAATCTCGCTGGCGACGGCCTCCGGCGCGCGCTGCGGAATCCAGTGGTCCACGCCGTGCAGCTCGGAGAACCGGTAGTCGCCGTACACGTAGCGGCCGGAGAGCTCGGCCTGGTCACGACCCAGCGCGGCGTCGCCGTCGCTCCACAGCATGGTGGTCGGGATCTCCACCGGCGGGCATTTCAGCGTCTCGGCGATGTTCCCGGTGAAGTTGGCCCGGTACCAGCCGAGCGGCCCGGCCAGCCTGCCCGGCTCCAGCAGCGGCTTCACCTCGTCGGCGGACAGCCCCGCGCGACGCAAC
The nucleotide sequence above comes from Gordonia sp. PP30. Encoded proteins:
- a CDS encoding maleylpyruvate isomerase N-terminal domain-containing protein, with protein sequence MPISAKEIRGWFDGSAAGFRDTIGRLDPARLDDPGLGDWTVRSLLGHTCRAFLTIESYLAAAEGVSIDPESVLDGPIAYFRAAFASVGDPAAVAARGVAAGLDLGDDPVGAALTIADRVGDLVPVLPDDAPLLSPVGPMRLIDYLPTRAFELTVHSLDLTSALGLEPGPDLLRAAPRAIELAAALAEPGRAVTVLRAMTGRDGLAPGFTVLG